The following nucleotide sequence is from Pedobacter sp. PACM 27299.
AAAGCCCTGGCCAGATACTTACAAGCGTTATGCTACTGCCAACCGAAGAATTGATGATGCGATCGGTGATGTAATGCAGCTTTTAAAAGACCTGAAGATCGATGAAAATACACTGGTGGTTTTTAGTTCTGATAATGGACCTTCTATAGAATCTTATCTGCCGAAAGGGTATGTACCCAACAGCCCTGAGTTTTTTGGAAGTTTCGGTCCTTTTGATGGGATCAAAAGAGACGTTTGGGAAGGTGGACTGAGAATGCCCGTACTGGTACGCTGGCCTTCAAAAATTAATCCCGGACAAACGATTGCTTTACCCAGTATGCTGTCTGACTGGATGCCTACTTTTGCGGAAGCCGCCAATATTCCTGCGCCAGCAAGGTTAGATGGCGTGTCTTTGCTGCCCAGCTTAACCGGTAAGGGTAAGCAGGAGCAAGGGCAGGTGTATATAGAATATAAAGAAGGTGGGAATACGCCGGATTTCAAAGAATTTGAAGCCAGTAGAAGGGGCAGGAAACGCAACCAGATGCAAATGATTCGTATTGGCGATCTGGCTGGCGTACGCTATAATATTAAATCTGCGGACGATGATTTCGAAATCTATGATGTGGTCAAAGACCCGAAAGAAACGACTAATCTGGGCGGAAATCCAGCATATCGCAGTTTGCAGGACAAAATGAAAACAAAAGTTCTGCAAAGTAGAAAAGTAGATGCGGAGGCACCTCGTCCTTATGATACAGCACTGATTCCAGGTGTAAATCCTGCAGGCAAAATAACCCCGGGAATGAGCTGGAAGTTATTTAAAGGGGATTTCAAATGGGTGGTTACCGAAAAAGGAAGAATTCCATTGCAAAAAGGAAGTACAAGCAGCCTGGAAAATCATAAAACTCCTAAAATTTCTGGAATGATGTTATATGAAGCCTGGTTTAAAGCGCCGAAAGACGGTGAATATACCTTCTCCTTAGTAAGTAACGGAAAAGCTTATCTGCGTTTGCATGAAGCGGAATTGCTGGATGCGGATTATGACTATTCGCCGGGAAAAGAAATCACTGCTACTGTAAAATTAAAAGCCGGATATCATCCAATCAAAATCTACGCTAAGCAAGAACAGGGAAAGGCAATATCGTTGCGCTTAAAGCAAAAAGAAGCTG
It contains:
- a CDS encoding sulfatase-like hydrolase/transferase is translated as MMKRTWRTTIMVFMLPIAVIPTSVKAQNQQNKQSPVAPNIIFILTDDMGYGDLGVFFQNQRKQHKSLPYQLTPNLDQMAASGAKFTNQYSNAPVCAPSRASFITGMNQGNASVRDNQFDKQIENNHTIANMLKSAGYATAAVGKWGLQGETKEEPNWPAHPSKRGFDQFFGYMRHADGHEHYPFEGLYRGKKEVYDNYTNVAADLSKSYTTDLWTAYAKKWIAEHEQGKSAKQPFFMFLAYDAPHAVLELPTQAYPAGAGLKGGVQWTGKKGAMINTASGEIDTYVHPDYTNATYDDDQNLNTPEKPWPDTYKRYATANRRIDDAIGDVMQLLKDLKIDENTLVVFSSDNGPSIESYLPKGYVPNSPEFFGSFGPFDGIKRDVWEGGLRMPVLVRWPSKINPGQTIALPSMLSDWMPTFAEAANIPAPARLDGVSLLPSLTGKGKQEQGQVYIEYKEGGNTPDFKEFEASRRGRKRNQMQMIRIGDLAGVRYNIKSADDDFEIYDVVKDPKETTNLGGNPAYRSLQDKMKTKVLQSRKVDAEAPRPYDTALIPGVNPAGKITPGMSWKLFKGDFKWVVTEKGRIPLQKGSTSSLENHKTPKISGMMLYEAWFKAPKDGEYTFSLVSNGKAYLRLHEAELLDADYDYSPGKEITATVKLKAGYHPIKIYAKQEQGKAISLRLKQKEAGANWQNMSGNNLFSVK